The following are encoded in a window of Legionella geestiana genomic DNA:
- the rbfA gene encoding 30S ribosome-binding factor RbfA, with amino-acid sequence MSNAAKRIGRVEELIQRKLASLVPQEIRDPRMPHFVTFSAVKVSGDLSHAKVYFTVLQGEPAEVAGILNAASGYLRAALARTLTLRIVPQLHFVYDESVEYGKRLGDLINSVNPPEDAVDDEAPASDS; translated from the coding sequence ATGAGTAATGCTGCAAAACGTATCGGGCGGGTTGAAGAGCTAATCCAGCGTAAGCTGGCAAGCCTCGTTCCTCAGGAAATTCGCGACCCGCGCATGCCACACTTCGTGACCTTTTCAGCGGTAAAAGTATCCGGTGACTTGAGTCATGCCAAGGTGTATTTCACCGTACTGCAGGGAGAACCAGCTGAAGTTGCCGGTATATTGAATGCGGCTTCAGGCTATCTGCGCGCAGCACTTGCGCGCACACTCACCCTGCGAATTGTCCCTCAACTGCACTTTGTTTATGACGAGTCAGTAGAGTATGGCAAGCGCCTTGGTGATTTAATCAATTCGGTGAATCCGCCGGAGGATGCAGTTGACGATGAAGCACCCGCGTCGGATTCGTGA